In Pseudobacter ginsenosidimutans, the following are encoded in one genomic region:
- a CDS encoding endopygalactorunase, translating to MNSRAGANHVAGFAGDTILITKGSTYTFTVDTPADSGLVSTLPDIRSLLQQFELPHHSMASIESTDGSLRSAGLINEGDQLVLSDASNGTVLKRYYLHLRPLALNGNLTLHKSTVTAGIKSDLELSFSAGQRSPNTTVRIFIPAGIPISMDNATINVIGRGAVLLKDLHKQSIGRTGSKYSYTQVGNAKLQSAKGGNWLILSGLDLRPSNGADIVLRIKDVIVQKGKEYIFKSNYSTTLPEILTSAGASAETAVLKAVSDLVELERIHETVSGTQATDYTNIRLKLPLLKGMKTPVIVVSTDQGKTWKTAAASYDMQHSVITLRNLKANQLYWIKARVADGKVLRTTNTIHYYSGMIPASSFGIDGDETKDYTELINQAIDSIHRMGGGTLLFEKGTYNVRTIHLKSNVHLYVAKLSTIAALKGGDAPETTWFSDKKYRSGLSPTDPGPYDDPENYMTKQDVGHHYFHNSMFFATRENNIRISGNGRITGNGNLVTGDKVMNNAPDNRSDKMFTFKLCTNIEIGGLVRNEDLWYDEKRDEPYYILPNGQRDTLLDNMLHIDQGGHFVLLATGTDNIYVHDTYFGKANGRNARDIYDFMACNNVTVTNIYSKVSSDDIVKPGSDCSLGFTRPAKNYKVRNVIGDTNCNLFQVGSETADDIQDICVDNIYVLGANKAGFSISTNDGAHIKNIHLNCGHTGKLHSRSKMLRTFSPFFISISNRGRIIGAEVGKYAFTENGEKHNELLVKNVNIGKVENIILNGIDIAEVYAGSSYSGHRWKAYDSKDGKQRRATAIVAGYSLPISNVVEGGLDFKLPNGLHTGYIDNIQFNDVHILVKGTNPLADTSANPPELGVGQYNVSNLKIQPSYGLWVRHASNLLVKNCNFNYEDTDHRYVIFLDDVKQAVISGNKMVKAGNLSSAIGKKQVTGLIWEKNKEYTDNWKNKDLSLFDNPGL from the coding sequence TTGAATTCTCGCGCCGGAGCAAATCATGTTGCGGGTTTCGCCGGTGATACAATCCTGATCACGAAAGGCAGCACTTATACATTTACTGTTGATACTCCTGCCGATAGTGGCCTGGTAAGCACTTTACCTGATATAAGAAGTTTATTGCAACAATTTGAATTGCCGCACCATTCAATGGCAAGTATTGAAAGCACAGATGGCTCTCTCAGATCAGCCGGACTTATAAACGAAGGCGATCAATTGGTTTTATCTGACGCTTCGAATGGAACAGTACTGAAGCGATATTACCTCCATCTTCGTCCCCTGGCGTTGAATGGGAATCTGACTTTGCATAAGTCAACCGTTACTGCAGGCATTAAATCTGATCTGGAACTTTCCTTCTCTGCCGGACAGCGTTCCCCCAACACAACAGTCAGGATCTTCATCCCGGCAGGTATCCCTATAAGTATGGATAATGCTACCATCAATGTGATTGGTCGCGGAGCCGTATTATTAAAAGACCTTCACAAACAATCAATCGGAAGAACCGGAAGTAAATATTCCTATACACAAGTTGGAAATGCAAAACTGCAATCAGCAAAAGGCGGCAACTGGCTGATCCTTTCCGGTCTCGATCTCCGTCCTTCCAATGGCGCGGATATTGTACTTCGCATAAAAGATGTAATAGTGCAAAAGGGTAAAGAATATATTTTCAAATCGAATTATAGTACTACGTTGCCGGAAATCCTCACCAGTGCAGGCGCATCTGCTGAAACAGCCGTTCTCAAAGCAGTTAGCGACCTGGTTGAATTGGAAAGGATCCATGAAACTGTATCCGGTACGCAGGCAACTGATTATACAAACATCCGGCTCAAACTGCCGCTACTGAAAGGAATGAAAACTCCCGTTATCGTTGTTTCAACTGATCAGGGAAAAACATGGAAAACAGCCGCTGCATCATACGATATGCAGCATTCAGTAATAACTCTCCGTAATCTGAAGGCCAATCAACTGTATTGGATCAAAGCAAGAGTGGCCGACGGGAAAGTTTTGCGTACTACCAATACCATTCACTACTATTCCGGGATGATTCCTGCTTCTTCATTCGGTATCGATGGTGATGAAACGAAGGACTATACTGAGCTCATCAACCAGGCTATCGATTCCATTCATCGAATGGGAGGCGGCACATTGCTTTTCGAAAAAGGCACTTATAATGTCCGCACCATCCACCTGAAAAGCAATGTACATTTGTATGTCGCCAAACTGAGTACCATCGCGGCTTTGAAAGGAGGCGACGCTCCGGAAACAACCTGGTTCAGCGATAAGAAATACCGATCGGGCCTCTCTCCCACTGATCCCGGTCCTTACGATGATCCGGAAAACTATATGACCAAACAGGATGTAGGTCACCATTATTTCCATAATTCCATGTTCTTTGCTACCCGCGAAAACAATATCCGCATCTCCGGCAACGGACGGATCACAGGCAATGGCAATCTTGTTACAGGAGATAAAGTGATGAACAATGCGCCGGATAACAGGTCCGACAAAATGTTCACTTTTAAACTCTGCACCAATATTGAGATCGGTGGCCTGGTGCGCAATGAAGATCTTTGGTACGATGAGAAACGCGACGAACCCTATTACATACTCCCCAACGGGCAACGCGATACCCTCCTGGATAATATGCTGCATATAGATCAGGGCGGGCATTTTGTATTACTGGCCACAGGCACCGATAATATCTATGTTCACGATACCTATTTCGGAAAAGCAAATGGCCGCAATGCCCGTGATATCTATGATTTCATGGCCTGCAACAATGTAACGGTTACGAATATCTATTCGAAGGTGAGCTCGGATGATATCGTAAAACCTGGATCGGATTGTTCACTTGGATTCACCCGTCCAGCCAAAAACTACAAAGTGCGGAATGTGATCGGCGATACCAATTGCAATCTCTTCCAGGTGGGATCGGAAACGGCAGATGATATCCAGGATATCTGTGTAGACAATATCTATGTATTGGGCGCCAACAAAGCGGGCTTCTCTATTTCCACCAACGATGGTGCTCATATTAAAAATATCCATCTCAACTGCGGCCACACAGGAAAACTGCATTCGCGTTCAAAAATGCTGCGTACTTTTTCACCTTTCTTCATTTCCATTTCCAACCGTGGAAGAATCATTGGAGCAGAAGTAGGAAAATATGCATTCACAGAGAACGGAGAAAAGCACAATGAACTGCTCGTGAAAAACGTGAATATTGGAAAAGTGGAGAACATCATCCTGAATGGAATTGATATCGCTGAAGTGTATGCTGGAAGCTCCTACAGCGGTCACCGCTGGAAAGCATATGATTCTAAAGATGGAAAACAACGCAGGGCCACTGCGATAGTAGCGGGTTATAGTCTCCCGATCTCTAACGTTGTGGAAGGCGGACTTGATTTCAAGCTACCCAATGGACTGCACACAGGTTATATCGATAACATACAATTCAATGATGTGCATATTCTCGTGAAAGGCACAAATCCTCTTGCCGATACCAGCGCCAATCCGCCGGAACTTGGAGTTGGTCAGTACAATGTATCCAACCTGAAAATACAACCCTCCTACGGCCTCTGGGTGCGGCATGCAAGCAATCTCCTGGTGAAGAACTGCAATTTCAATTATGAGGATACTGATCACCGTTATGTGATCTTCCTGGATGATGTGAAGCAGGCAGTAATCAGCGGGAATAAAATGGTAAAGGCTGGTAATCTCTCTTCTGCAATAGGTAAGAAACAGGTTACAGGTCTTATCTGGGAAAAGAACAAAGAATATACTGATAACTGGAAAAATAAAGACCTGAGCCTGTTCGACAACCCTGGCCTTTAG
- a CDS encoding RHS repeat domain-containing protein: MRDAQGNVMATYNSDTTTATPLQGFVLNESERYIYGSSRLGVVNAIQPVDNGNAGPAAVVDTGGLFVRGERMYELSNHLGNVLVTISDRKKGIADPLNAALIKFFEPIVLSGTDYYPFGMAMRVGGDNKYKYGFNGKENDNEVKGTGNQIDFGSRVHDVRIGRFLSMDPLQAKYPSFTPYHFAGNNPTASIDYDGKDTIRFITTRVYYPSITGPSGVKIGGGGSTSRSIVVIQAQGKDVFYDEVVIKTLSAHGFSTNTGKKEFFPNAQLGEPGGPLQGTGITKSDGALPFTKRNDEDQIALWKLTTPQLTSYLMKKDPVLYGALALGAAGMQVAERGRQIANIALLFEGFAIAPRTVITAQNIKFIEQHLAQFGKKAENDIMLDRLRKIANGEIKATQVDVNFAKHELRERELVGKGMKYEDAHVQVLKEMNMFHRDYDMKLYTEEAIKAGNAQIEKEVMNK, from the coding sequence GTGAGAGATGCGCAGGGGAATGTAATGGCGACGTATAACAGTGATACCACCACCGCCACTCCGTTGCAGGGATTTGTGTTAAACGAAAGTGAGCGTTATATTTACGGTAGCAGCAGGCTGGGAGTGGTGAATGCAATACAGCCGGTTGACAATGGAAATGCGGGCCCCGCAGCAGTGGTTGATACAGGTGGGTTATTTGTGAGAGGTGAAAGGATGTATGAGTTGAGTAACCACTTAGGCAATGTGCTGGTGACTATCTCCGATAGAAAGAAAGGCATAGCAGATCCATTGAATGCTGCCTTGATTAAGTTCTTTGAACCAATTGTGTTAAGCGGGACAGATTATTATCCTTTTGGTATGGCAATGAGGGTAGGAGGAGATAATAAGTATAAGTATGGGTTTAATGGGAAAGAGAATGATAATGAGGTGAAGGGAACTGGAAATCAAATTGATTTTGGTTCAAGGGTACATGATGTTCGTATTGGCAGATTCCTTTCTATGGATCCCTTACAAGCAAAATACCCGTCATTTACGCCTTACCATTTTGCAGGTAATAATCCAACAGCATCGATTGACTATGACGGCAAAGACACAATACGTTTCATCACAACTAGAGTCTATTATCCATCAATAACTGGTCCTAGTGGAGTCAAAATTGGCGGCGGAGGTTCTACATCTCGTTCAATAGTCGTAATACAAGCCCAAGGCAAAGATGTCTTTTACGATGAAGTGGTGATAAAAACCCTGTCTGCTCATGGTTTCTCCACAAATACGGGTAAAAAGGAGTTTTTCCCCAATGCACAACTTGGAGAGCCTGGAGGACCACTTCAAGGAACTGGCATTACTAAATCTGATGGTGCACTCCCGTTTACAAAAAGAAATGACGAGGATCAAATAGCACTTTGGAAATTAACAACTCCACAGTTGACTAGTTATCTGATGAAAAAGGACCCTGTTCTTTATGGAGCTTTAGCTCTAGGGGCAGCGGGTATGCAAGTTGCTGAAAGAGGTCGACAAATTGCAAATATTGCATTGTTATTCGAAGGATTTGCGATTGCACCGAGGACAGTAATTACTGCACAAAATATTAAGTTTATCGAACAACACCTTGCGCAATTCGGCAAAAAAGCAGAAAACGACATTATGCTTGATAGACTTCGAAAAATCGCAAACGGAGAAATAAAAGCTACACAGGTAGACGTTAACTTTGCTAAGCATGAATTACGTGAACGGGAATTAGTAGGTAAGGGTATGAAATATGAGGACGCACATGTACAGGTGTTAAAAGAGATGAATATGTTTCATCGTGATTACGACATGAAGCTCTATACTGAGGAAGCTATAAAAGCAGGAAACGCACAAATAGAGAAAGAAGTTATGAATAAATAA
- a CDS encoding RHS repeat-associated core domain-containing protein, whose product MLSGTDYYPFGMAMRVGGDNKYKFGFNGQEMSNEIKGEGNSYTAEFWEYDPRIGRRWNLDPRPVMGYSPYSAYTNNPIVFSDPYGDNSVVGATGTHKVEIDEKTNKLGFYEAGKDYFLSGTKTKVPIKAGQLRSFTNELGTFSARWTQITDNFIGFEGYKNDDGLTYEQAFNKFWSSWDTKLALWLKNFGEAGLRSYEADPVAHNLKVSTSLLMMGSSSIVMEAMPLSFSTKATTKLDDMSALGTLTFAPKRADLAFGLLDDLHSFSATTGFANYRQFSTGAFNKAEIQAAIMNPNNNLHFNLEGFKNWKYLKYAQNPVGPSPVLGNVTNWEMYLIKNTPGVIDRTTFYKKINGAYQIAPKPR is encoded by the coding sequence ATGTTGAGTGGAACTGATTATTATCCATTTGGTATGGCGATGAGAGTGGGAGGGGATAATAAGTATAAGTTTGGGTTTAATGGACAGGAAATGTCTAATGAGATTAAAGGAGAAGGTAATAGTTATACTGCTGAGTTTTGGGAATATGATCCAAGGATAGGAAGGAGGTGGAATTTGGATCCCAGACCTGTTATGGGATACAGCCCTTATTCTGCTTATACAAATAATCCAATTGTTTTTAGTGACCCTTATGGTGATAATTCAGTTGTAGGTGCAACAGGAACTCATAAAGTAGAAATTGATGAAAAGACTAATAAGCTAGGATTTTATGAAGCTGGAAAAGATTATTTCTTAAGTGGAACAAAGACTAAGGTTCCAATAAAAGCTGGGCAGTTACGATCCTTTACAAATGAATTGGGTACATTTAGTGCGAGATGGACACAAATCACTGATAATTTCATAGGATTTGAAGGATATAAGAATGATGACGGGCTGACTTATGAACAGGCATTTAATAAGTTTTGGTCTAGCTGGGATACGAAGTTAGCACTATGGTTGAAGAATTTTGGAGAAGCGGGGCTTCGTAGTTATGAGGCAGATCCAGTAGCTCATAATCTTAAAGTTTCGACAAGCCTATTAATGATGGGATCATCTTCTATAGTTATGGAAGCTATGCCATTGAGCTTCTCCACGAAGGCAACAACAAAGCTAGATGACATGTCAGCCTTAGGAACACTGACATTTGCTCCTAAAAGAGCGGATTTGGCTTTTGGTCTATTAGATGATTTGCATTCATTTTCAGCAACAACTGGCTTCGCTAATTATCGGCAATTCTCAACAGGAGCATTTAATAAAGCAGAAATACAAGCAGCAATAATGAACCCTAATAACAACCTTCATTTTAACTTAGAAGGGTTCAAAAACTGGAAGTATCTAAAATATGCACAAAATCCTGTAGGCCCATCACCTGTATTAGGGAATGTGACAAATTGGGAAATGTATTTAATTAAGAATACACCGGGGGTTATCGATAGAACAACCTTCTATAAAAAAATAAATGGAGCATACCAGATTGCACCAAAACCTAGATAA
- a CDS encoding NUMOD4 domain-containing protein, whose amino-acid sequence MEEIKETWRPVVGFDGYFVSDQGNLKSIDRIIKTKNGKLCRIKGRSITIRLNNFGYLDTRLYKNGKKKSAFLHRLIAEAFIPNPANLSQVNHLNGIKTDNRIENLEWSSPANNMKHAHDTGLSKPPNQNHRKVIDNCTNQEYDSIREAAKAYGIPYSTCKYILRSLTKNHTCLQLAA is encoded by the coding sequence ATGGAAGAAATCAAAGAAACTTGGAGACCAGTCGTCGGATTTGACGGCTACTTCGTCAGCGATCAGGGAAACCTAAAGAGCATTGACAGAATTATCAAGACTAAAAACGGGAAGCTCTGTCGAATAAAAGGCAGGTCCATTACTATTAGACTAAACAACTTCGGATATCTTGACACTCGTCTATATAAGAACGGTAAAAAGAAGTCTGCTTTTCTGCATCGTCTCATTGCAGAGGCATTTATTCCAAATCCAGCCAATCTCTCACAGGTGAATCACCTCAATGGAATAAAAACAGATAACAGAATCGAGAATTTAGAATGGTCATCACCGGCAAACAACATGAAACATGCGCACGATACAGGCTTATCTAAGCCCCCTAATCAGAACCACAGAAAAGTTATTGACAATTGTACTAATCAGGAGTATGACAGCATACGAGAGGCTGCAAAGGCGTATGGTATACCTTACAGCACTTGTAAGTATATTCTGAGATCTCTGACGAAAAATCACACTTGTCTGCAATTGGCTGCCTAA
- a CDS encoding helix-turn-helix domain-containing protein, whose translation MAVIGQNLSGLRKSKGLTRATVAYHANISMTTLYKLETGKCGNVGIWALFDLCKYYDIKPYTVLIEGRY comes from the coding sequence ATGGCTGTTATTGGACAAAATCTTTCTGGATTGCGTAAATCAAAGGGATTGACAAGAGCTACTGTAGCCTATCATGCGAATATCTCTATGACCACACTTTACAAACTGGAAACTGGCAAATGCGGAAATGTAGGAATTTGGGCTTTATTTGATCTATGCAAATATTACGACATCAAACCTTACACTGTGTTGATTGAGGGAAGATATTAA
- a CDS encoding helix-turn-helix transcriptional regulator: protein MKASHSIEEFERIFSKNLRLCREKSGFTQKQVAKSAGIPLPTLVKMEAGKFEGQWRFVLFMKICAFYGYKPGEMSKSDFVFEHRSPI, encoded by the coding sequence ATGAAAGCATCTCATTCTATTGAAGAATTTGAAAGAATATTCTCGAAAAACCTCCGTCTATGTCGTGAAAAAAGTGGCTTTACTCAGAAGCAGGTGGCTAAATCAGCAGGCATCCCCTTGCCCACCCTTGTTAAAATGGAAGCAGGGAAGTTTGAAGGACAATGGAGGTTTGTGTTATTCATGAAAATATGCGCTTTCTACGGATACAAGCCCGGTGAAATGTCGAAAAGTGATTTTGTTTTTGAACATAGATCACCCATATAA
- a CDS encoding helix-turn-helix domain-containing protein, with translation MDGIISIIKKLRKFKGITQEAMAEQLHLSVRAYQKLESGQTRIDIDRLQQMAAILEVSISDLVTAKFNTENQLLRSKSLWRSETGVQKILEEWTDRLLHVLIKGKGAEMEYLNRAKEEGL, from the coding sequence ATGGATGGAATAATATCAATCATCAAAAAACTACGAAAGTTCAAAGGCATTACGCAAGAAGCAATGGCAGAACAACTACATCTGTCTGTTAGAGCCTATCAGAAGTTAGAAAGCGGACAGACACGTATAGATATTGATCGATTACAGCAAATGGCTGCAATACTGGAAGTTTCTATTTCTGATCTGGTGACTGCAAAATTCAATACGGAAAATCAACTTCTTCGTTCAAAGTCTTTGTGGAGATCGGAAACAGGTGTACAAAAGATTCTGGAAGAATGGACAGACAGGCTATTGCATGTCCTTATTAAAGGAAAAGGTGCAGAAATGGAATATTTGAATAGAGCCAAAGAGGAAGGATTGTAA
- a CDS encoding AAA family ATPase has product MQLHTAARKRVKLRLNIASPSGFGKTYGALLLAYGITGNWQKIAVIDTENDSASLYAHLGNFETVSLKPPFSPDRYIQAIRMCEEAGMEVIIIDSVTHVWKGQGGLLEYQNSLGGRYQDWAKATPLYQQWLNAILQSPCHVITTCRKKQAYNIITEGNKTKVEKAGLDDEIRDGYEYEMTLALEITNDQHMARASKDRTGLFSGKPEFIITSETGKKILNWCNEGIHSTDPGKSGFSDRINACKDIGELGRLYILHPEYQQEYHDHFSRRKKELQPLAAIAHLSTQNTYANGSSNI; this is encoded by the coding sequence ATGCAATTACATACAGCAGCCCGAAAAAGAGTGAAGCTGCGATTAAATATAGCTTCGCCTTCCGGATTTGGAAAGACTTATGGAGCCTTACTCTTGGCTTACGGAATCACTGGAAATTGGCAAAAGATTGCCGTCATCGATACAGAGAACGATTCAGCTTCTTTGTATGCACACTTAGGGAATTTTGAAACTGTTTCACTGAAACCACCTTTCTCACCTGATCGGTATATACAGGCCATACGCATGTGTGAAGAAGCAGGCATGGAAGTAATCATCATTGATTCCGTAACGCATGTCTGGAAAGGACAGGGTGGATTATTGGAATACCAGAACTCACTTGGTGGCAGGTATCAGGATTGGGCAAAAGCTACACCCTTATACCAGCAATGGCTAAATGCCATCCTGCAATCTCCCTGTCATGTGATTACTACCTGCAGAAAGAAACAAGCCTACAATATTATTACTGAAGGCAACAAAACCAAAGTGGAGAAAGCTGGTCTGGATGATGAGATCAGGGATGGTTATGAGTATGAAATGACCCTTGCTTTGGAGATCACCAATGACCAGCATATGGCAAGAGCCTCAAAAGATAGAACCGGCTTGTTTTCCGGAAAGCCTGAGTTTATCATTACTTCAGAAACCGGCAAGAAAATCCTTAACTGGTGCAATGAGGGTATTCATTCTACAGATCCCGGAAAGTCCGGTTTCTCAGATCGTATCAATGCCTGTAAAGATATTGGAGAATTAGGGCGCCTGTATATTCTGCATCCGGAATACCAACAGGAGTACCACGATCATTTCAGCAGGCGCAAGAAAGAATTGCAGCCCTTAGCTGCAATCGCACATTTATCTACTCAAAACACATACGCAAATGGAAGTAGCAATATTTAA
- a CDS encoding DUF3871 family protein yields the protein MEVAIFNEQELVMLDDQQPVPIISSDKPFIQANTIASSVEEIRHKHVIPVFIKDNEPVISQSDFIESTMGLVSDIFQRETILKPSVRLSHPIKGRIPEAKDKPASALQEHEKTLYYERMAFVIEIPSIQDTIAGNTLSLTIGGVKAYNLDNLYSRKGADEHFKVFIGFQNKVCTNLCVWTDGYLSDLKIKNIAQLKSSIQTMIEDYNASLHIKELKSFTGYDLSEQQFAQLIGRCRMYNFLPANMRNEIDPLLLSDTQLGAVVKDYYRDDSFCRGEDGNINLWRLYNLFTGSNKTSYIDTFVDRSVNAFQFVDQLKHGLDNRNSNWFLN from the coding sequence ATGGAAGTAGCAATATTTAATGAACAGGAATTAGTCATGCTGGATGATCAGCAGCCTGTTCCTATCATATCATCTGATAAACCCTTCATACAGGCCAACACCATAGCATCTTCTGTAGAAGAGATCAGGCATAAGCATGTGATCCCTGTTTTTATTAAAGACAATGAGCCAGTAATCTCACAGTCAGATTTCATCGAAAGCACTATGGGGCTTGTATCTGATATATTTCAAAGAGAGACTATTTTAAAGCCCTCAGTAAGATTGTCTCACCCCATTAAGGGCAGAATCCCGGAAGCAAAGGATAAACCTGCCAGTGCCTTACAGGAGCATGAAAAGACCCTGTATTATGAAAGGATGGCCTTTGTCATAGAAATCCCTTCCATTCAGGACACCATTGCAGGCAATACCTTATCGCTGACTATTGGAGGTGTAAAGGCTTACAATCTGGATAACCTGTACAGCAGAAAAGGAGCTGATGAACATTTTAAAGTGTTTATTGGATTCCAGAACAAGGTTTGTACTAATTTATGTGTCTGGACTGATGGCTACCTGAGTGATCTGAAAATAAAGAATATTGCTCAGTTGAAATCCAGCATCCAGACTATGATTGAGGACTACAATGCCAGCCTGCATATCAAGGAATTGAAATCCTTCACAGGGTATGATTTATCAGAACAGCAATTTGCACAACTGATTGGCAGGTGCAGGATGTACAATTTCCTGCCTGCTAATATGAGGAATGAGATTGACCCTTTATTACTCAGTGACACCCAACTGGGGGCTGTAGTGAAAGATTACTACAGGGATGATTCTTTTTGCAGGGGAGAAGATGGCAATATCAATCTATGGAGATTGTATAACCTGTTCACTGGATCAAACAAGACTTCTTACATAGACACTTTTGTAGACAGGAGTGTAAATGCCTTCCAGTTTGTGGATCAATTGAAACATGGGCTGGATAACAGGAACAGTAATTGGTTTTTAAACTAA
- a CDS encoding tyrosine-type recombinase/integrase has product MKSLSLQSAHFLYLEKSYQEWLKTIGYADPTVNNWPAHVHELLHYLEGKGVQHITTVSHLQIQDFIFHIKYRKNHSRAGTLSSSSINTIINAINSFARYLNSTGRYVLDLTLERAENDQEIPVVLSVQEIKELYEATFYPSRENPIAMGQRDRAMIAIFYGCGLRKMEGTMLNLSDIDLQKSRVFVRKGKGNKQRYVPLAAKPAEDLRAYIQEGRDWFQYEHYAKRYTDKYASKKGASNSEALFIGKHGDRMSKFYQRLAILKERAGIEKQFGPHTLRHSIATHLAMSGMEIEEISKFLGHSSLDSTQLYVHLAHELKQEEDGRF; this is encoded by the coding sequence ATGAAATCACTCTCATTACAGTCTGCTCATTTCCTGTATCTGGAAAAGAGTTATCAGGAATGGTTGAAGACTATTGGCTATGCTGACCCTACAGTCAATAACTGGCCTGCTCATGTACATGAACTATTGCATTATCTGGAAGGAAAGGGAGTACAACACATCACTACAGTCAGTCATTTGCAGATACAGGACTTTATCTTTCATATCAAATACAGGAAGAATCATTCCAGAGCAGGTACATTAAGTAGCAGTAGCATCAACACCATCATCAATGCAATCAACAGCTTTGCCAGATACCTGAATAGTACTGGCAGGTATGTACTGGACCTAACTTTAGAAAGAGCAGAGAATGATCAGGAAATACCTGTAGTACTATCTGTACAGGAGATCAAAGAACTCTATGAAGCCACATTTTATCCTTCCAGAGAAAACCCTATAGCTATGGGGCAAAGAGACAGGGCTATGATTGCTATCTTCTATGGCTGTGGCCTCAGAAAGATGGAAGGAACCATGCTCAACCTGTCAGATATTGACCTTCAGAAAAGCAGGGTCTTTGTAAGAAAAGGAAAAGGCAATAAACAAAGGTATGTTCCTCTGGCAGCCAAGCCAGCAGAAGACCTCAGAGCCTACATTCAGGAAGGTAGGGATTGGTTCCAGTATGAACACTATGCCAAGAGATACACTGATAAATATGCCAGTAAGAAAGGAGCCTCCAACAGTGAGGCTCTTTTCATTGGTAAACATGGAGACAGAATGAGCAAGTTTTATCAGAGGTTAGCCATCCTGAAGGAAAGAGCAGGCATAGAGAAACAGTTTGGTCCTCATACTCTGAGACACAGCATAGCCACCCATTTAGCCATGAGTGGAATGGAGATCGAGGAAATATCCAAGTTCTTAGGGCATAGCTCACTGGATTCAACACAACTATATGTACACCTTGCTCATGAATTAAAACAGGAAGAAGATGGAAGATTTTAA
- a CDS encoding tyrosine-type recombinase/integrase has translation MEDFKKYLQAQKLKSSTVEEHSKNVGYFTQWLKQEGYDTGTTIQYADLLGYIQFEKEKGITPATINLRLSSIKYYFEYLKSIGEVVKNPAKTIRVKGTINTIIENPLSTPELEILYQQYAQLAVPDHLLMIHKRSIVILGLMIWQGVHSGELQKMEISHIDLNNASVYIPSTSQSNSRQISIHSKQLLSLHEYVSTIRLLLKPKGNELIAGSVRNHVQRVLQEIQGINPMIRNAQQIRGSVIINWLKQHSKRQVQYMAGHKYISSTEKYEQQEIDSLKDVLSKHHPFG, from the coding sequence ATGGAAGATTTTAAGAAGTATCTACAGGCTCAGAAGCTAAAAAGCAGTACTGTAGAGGAACACAGCAAGAATGTAGGTTACTTCACCCAATGGCTGAAACAGGAAGGCTATGATACAGGAACCACCATTCAGTATGCTGATCTGTTAGGCTACATCCAGTTTGAGAAGGAGAAAGGCATTACACCTGCTACAATTAATCTCAGGCTATCCAGTATCAAGTATTATTTTGAATATCTGAAAAGCATAGGTGAAGTAGTAAAGAATCCTGCAAAGACCATCAGGGTGAAAGGAACTATCAACACTATCATTGAAAACCCTCTGAGTACCCCAGAGCTGGAAATCCTGTATCAGCAGTATGCTCAGTTGGCTGTTCCTGATCATCTGCTTATGATCCACAAAAGAAGTATAGTGATACTAGGCTTAATGATCTGGCAGGGTGTACACTCAGGAGAACTACAGAAAATGGAGATCAGCCATATTGATCTGAATAATGCATCAGTGTATATTCCCTCCACCAGCCAGAGCAATAGCAGGCAGATCAGTATTCACAGCAAACAGTTACTGAGCCTGCATGAATATGTATCAACCATCAGGCTTTTATTGAAGCCAAAGGGTAATGAATTGATTGCAGGAAGTGTGAGAAATCATGTACAGAGAGTGTTACAGGAGATACAAGGCATCAATCCCATGATCAGGAATGCCCAACAAATCAGAGGCTCAGTGATCATCAACTGGCTGAAACAGCACTCCAAAAGGCAGGTGCAATATATGGCAGGACACAAGTATATCAGCAGTACAGAGAAGTACGAGCAGCAGGAGATAGATTCACTGAAAGATGTACTGTCAAAGCATCATCCATTTGGCTAA